In the genome of Salinirussus salinus, one region contains:
- a CDS encoding glutathione S-transferase N-terminal domain-containing protein codes for MADLELYELDGCPYCAKVTRKLDELGLEYESHMVPRSHDERTEVKAVSGQTGVPVLVDNEHGVEGMPESDDIVEYLEQTYGQRADV; via the coding sequence ATGGCAGACCTCGAACTGTACGAACTCGACGGCTGTCCGTACTGTGCCAAGGTAACGCGCAAGCTCGACGAGCTGGGGCTGGAGTACGAGTCCCACATGGTCCCCCGGAGCCACGACGAGCGCACCGAGGTGAAGGCGGTCAGCGGACAGACCGGCGTTCCGGTCCTCGTGGACAACGAGCACGGGGTCGAGGGGATGCCCGAGTCCGACGACATCGTCGAGTACCTCGAACAGACCTACGGCCAGCGCGCCGACGTCTGA
- the glmM gene encoding phosphoglucosamine mutase codes for MELFGSSGVRARALAELTPADALGVAQAAGRVFDAARVAVARDTRTTGPLFVDSVAAGLASVGSDVDRLGVVPTPALQAYCEREGVPGVMVTASHNPPEYNGIKLVGATGVELTRDRLEAVEARIGDVPLAGWEAAGETREVDGAGREYREGVLEAVDRQRVADADLTVALDPGHGAGAVTSPRLFRELGCEVLTVNAQPDGRFPGRDPEPVAANLGDLRRLVRTTDADLGVAHDGDADRAIFVDERGEMVEGDASLAALAAAELGEGDVVVSAVNASQRLADVARAAGARLRTTPIGSTHIITAIQDIRASDGSVPVAGEGNGGVLFPDYRVARDGAYTAARFLELVARQPASQVVTDYDGYHNVREKVAYEGEAERAALLSAIETVAEGVDAELDTTDGYRLEFADGWVLARPSGTEPVVRVYAEARGPDRARELADLFLDALAGV; via the coding sequence ATGGAGCTGTTCGGGTCGAGCGGGGTCCGGGCGCGGGCGCTCGCAGAGCTGACGCCCGCCGACGCCCTCGGGGTCGCACAGGCCGCCGGCCGCGTCTTCGACGCCGCCCGCGTCGCAGTCGCCCGCGACACCCGGACCACCGGTCCGCTCTTTGTCGACAGTGTCGCCGCCGGGCTGGCGAGCGTGGGCTCTGACGTCGACCGCCTCGGCGTCGTCCCCACGCCCGCCCTCCAGGCCTACTGCGAGCGCGAGGGCGTCCCGGGCGTGATGGTCACTGCCTCCCACAACCCCCCGGAGTACAACGGGATCAAGCTGGTCGGGGCGACCGGCGTCGAGCTCACCCGCGACCGGCTGGAGGCCGTCGAGGCTCGGATCGGGGACGTCCCGCTCGCGGGCTGGGAGGCCGCCGGCGAGACCCGCGAGGTCGACGGCGCGGGCCGGGAGTACCGCGAAGGCGTACTGGAGGCGGTCGACCGCCAGCGGGTCGCCGACGCCGACCTCACCGTCGCGCTCGACCCCGGCCACGGGGCGGGCGCGGTCACGAGCCCGCGACTCTTTCGCGAACTTGGCTGTGAGGTGCTGACGGTCAACGCCCAGCCCGACGGCCGCTTCCCGGGACGGGACCCCGAGCCGGTGGCGGCGAACCTGGGCGACCTCCGGCGGCTCGTCCGGACGACCGACGCCGACCTGGGGGTCGCCCACGACGGCGACGCCGACCGGGCGATCTTCGTCGACGAGCGCGGCGAGATGGTCGAGGGCGACGCCTCGCTCGCGGCGCTGGCCGCTGCCGAACTCGGCGAGGGCGACGTCGTCGTCTCGGCGGTCAACGCCTCCCAGCGGCTCGCCGACGTGGCGCGGGCGGCGGGCGCGCGGCTGCGGACGACCCCGATCGGCAGCACCCACATCATCACGGCGATCCAGGACATCCGGGCGAGTGACGGGTCGGTGCCGGTCGCCGGCGAGGGCAACGGCGGGGTGCTCTTCCCGGACTATCGGGTTGCCCGGGACGGCGCGTACACCGCCGCCCGCTTTCTGGAGCTTGTGGCCCGCCAGCCCGCGAGCCAGGTCGTCACCGACTACGACGGCTACCACAACGTTCGCGAGAAAGTCGCCTACGAGGGCGAAGCGGAGCGGGCGGCGCTGCTGTCTGCCATCGAGACAGTCGCAGAAGGGGTCGACGCCGAACTCGACACGACAGACGGCTACCGCCTGGAGTTCGCGGACGGCTGGGTGCTCGCCCGCCCCAGCGGGACCGAGCCCGTCGTGCGGGTGTACGCCGAGGCCCGCGGCCCCGACCGGGCCCGGGAACTCGCGGACCTCTTTCTGGACGCGCTCGCCGGGGTCTGA
- a CDS encoding TspO/MBR family protein, giving the protein MVDTARSRVSLDRGDLPTVLAGVVGVNVVGAVPALLAGPDSAWFRSLVKPDIYPPPWAFGVVWTALFTLLGVALALVWLAGPEHRPVRVALGVFAAQMALNVAWTPAFFALENLALGLAVIVALWPLVAATLWAFARVDRRAAALVVPYLLWVTFAALLNYRFLVLN; this is encoded by the coding sequence ATGGTCGATACCGCCCGTTCCCGCGTCTCGCTCGACCGCGGGGACCTCCCGACCGTGCTCGCCGGCGTCGTGGGCGTCAACGTCGTCGGCGCGGTCCCGGCGCTGCTGGCCGGCCCCGACTCGGCGTGGTTCCGCTCGCTCGTGAAACCCGACATCTACCCGCCGCCGTGGGCCTTCGGCGTCGTCTGGACCGCCCTGTTCACGCTGCTGGGGGTCGCGCTGGCGCTGGTCTGGCTGGCCGGCCCCGAGCACCGCCCCGTGCGGGTCGCGCTCGGCGTCTTCGCTGCCCAGATGGCGCTGAACGTCGCGTGGACGCCTGCCTTCTTTGCCCTCGAGAACCTCGCGCTCGGGCTCGCCGTCATCGTCGCGCTGTGGCCGCTTGTCGCCGCCACGCTCTGGGCCTTCGCCCGCGTCGACCGCCGGGCCGCGGCGCTTGTGGTCCCCTACCTCCTCTGGGTGACCTTCGCCGCGCTGCTGAACTACCGGTTTCTGGTCCTGAATTGA
- the pyrE gene encoding orotate phosphoribosyltransferase → MPDTDDIVAALRAADAVRFGEFELSHGGTSDYYVDKYLFETAPDCLELLAEAFAARVGETKLAGVALGAVPLVAATSVATGNPYVIARKQAKEYGTGNRIEGRLREGEEVVVIEDIATTGQSAVDAVEALREAGAVVERVLVVVDREEGAREHLADHGVELEALVTASDLLESR, encoded by the coding sequence ATGCCCGATACCGACGACATCGTGGCCGCGCTCCGGGCGGCCGACGCCGTCCGCTTCGGGGAGTTCGAGCTCTCACACGGCGGCACCAGCGACTACTACGTCGACAAGTACCTCTTCGAGACCGCCCCCGACTGCCTCGAACTGCTCGCGGAGGCCTTCGCCGCCCGGGTCGGCGAGACCAAGCTCGCCGGCGTCGCCCTGGGGGCGGTCCCGCTGGTCGCGGCCACGAGCGTCGCCACCGGCAACCCCTACGTCATCGCCCGCAAGCAGGCAAAGGAGTACGGCACGGGCAACCGGATCGAGGGTCGGCTGCGCGAGGGCGAGGAGGTGGTCGTCATCGAGGACATCGCCACTACGGGTCAGAGCGCCGTCGACGCCGTCGAGGCACTGCGGGAGGCCGGAGCCGTCGTCGAGCGGGTACTCGTCGTCGTCGACCGCGAGGAGGGCGCCCGCGAACACCTCGCCGACCACGGCGTCGAGCTGGAGGCGCTCGTCACTGCTTCGGACCTGCTGGAGAGTCGGTAG
- a CDS encoding tRNA(Ile)(2)-agmatinylcytidine synthase yields MTVIGLDDTDSRELGMCTTYVASRLAGDVAAAGGTVRRTLLIRLNPAVEHKTRGNAALAVHTDLPADHARTLAADRLDLAVDDPETNPGVAVADCEPEAVPPAVADFSRAAVRDYHEPADARALAREHGIDTLERGTGRGVVGALAAVGAYRAFGEWTHETIAYRERERWGTERDVDRDSVFAAAEGAYPTVWDTVDRVEGTAVCVPRTPCPVLYGIRGETPEATRRVARAIDSEPVARTHTFLTNQGTDAHLRPARASQIENGRAYRVDGTVVDGPGTVEGGHVFLTVRDDADLRCAAFEPTKRFRDRVRALRAGDRVTVCGEVADGTLKLEKFAVRDLTTTERVTPDCPDCGRSMESAGRGQGYRCRDCGTSADGKAERTVGRDLEEGWYEVPPVARRHIAKPLVRSGFDAPTHPER; encoded by the coding sequence GTGACCGTCATCGGGCTGGACGACACCGACTCCCGCGAGCTGGGGATGTGCACGACCTACGTGGCCAGCCGGCTGGCCGGCGACGTCGCGGCCGCCGGCGGAACCGTCCGGCGGACCCTTCTCATACGGTTGAACCCCGCCGTCGAGCACAAGACCCGCGGGAACGCCGCGCTCGCGGTCCACACCGACCTGCCGGCCGACCACGCCCGTACCCTCGCCGCCGACCGCCTCGACCTCGCGGTCGACGACCCCGAAACGAACCCGGGCGTGGCGGTGGCCGACTGCGAGCCCGAGGCAGTCCCGCCGGCGGTCGCCGACTTCTCCCGGGCGGCCGTCCGCGACTACCACGAGCCGGCGGACGCCCGCGCGCTCGCCCGCGAGCACGGCATCGACACGCTGGAGCGGGGCACCGGCCGCGGAGTCGTCGGCGCGCTCGCGGCCGTCGGCGCGTACCGGGCGTTCGGGGAGTGGACCCACGAGACCATCGCCTACCGCGAGCGCGAGCGGTGGGGGACCGAGCGCGACGTCGACCGCGACTCCGTCTTCGCGGCGGCCGAGGGCGCCTACCCCACCGTCTGGGACACCGTCGACCGCGTCGAAGGGACGGCGGTCTGTGTCCCCCGGACGCCCTGCCCCGTCCTCTATGGCATCCGCGGGGAGACCCCCGAGGCGACCCGGCGGGTCGCCCGGGCCATCGACAGCGAGCCGGTCGCCCGGACCCACACCTTCCTGACCAACCAGGGGACCGACGCCCACCTCCGGCCGGCCCGCGCCAGCCAGATCGAGAACGGCCGCGCCTACCGCGTCGACGGCACGGTCGTCGACGGCCCCGGGACCGTCGAGGGCGGGCACGTCTTCCTGACGGTCCGTGACGACGCCGACCTGCGGTGTGCGGCCTTCGAACCCACGAAACGGTTCCGGGACCGGGTGCGCGCGCTCCGGGCCGGCGACCGCGTCACCGTCTGTGGGGAGGTCGCGGACGGCACGCTCAAACTCGAGAAGTTCGCCGTCCGCGACCTGACGACGACCGAGCGGGTCACGCCCGACTGCCCCGACTGCGGCCGGTCGATGGAGTCCGCCGGCCGCGGGCAGGGCTACCGCTGCCGGGACTGCGGGACGAGCGCTGACGGCAAGGCCGAGCGGACCGTCGGACGCGACCTCGAGGAGGGGTGGTACGAGGTCCCGCCGGTCGCGCGCCGCCACATCGCCAAACCCCTCGTTCGGAGCGGATTCGACGCGCCTACCCACCCCGAGCGGTAG
- a CDS encoding DUF7118 family protein, with product MTSTSDAGRGTNTGDGEDLVADLAAAEERVEAAEEAVADFGEAELERLAAAHEDFSGLLDRYEEPATGDGDFQQFIEFQEKIADFVDRLDEDLLLYEVFEECDEYLQQRRLTEGDFAHVREQLDPVADLAARLEERDAAREAYRSARTRIRTRRRELADRVADLERLRDLGEADLDAPTERLRDPVEAYNEQVREAFERFRREEPARDVLDTLADLAAIPLVPYEAPPDDLHAYVRDHEAGEEPVGQLLEYADYSRSKLAHYVADPDALKRAVATRRTYLRGVDPGPLTVDWPPPEAGVLRYRCDELTGAVDRVAPDAVAALRAVRRLPRETDYERLRRAAVARAELSPAERERVRSGAVEAELERAREQRTRLGEALETYPSR from the coding sequence ATGACGTCTACGAGTGACGCCGGCCGCGGCACGAACACCGGGGACGGCGAGGACCTCGTAGCGGACCTGGCGGCGGCCGAGGAGCGCGTCGAGGCCGCCGAGGAGGCCGTCGCGGACTTCGGCGAGGCCGAACTCGAACGGCTGGCGGCGGCCCACGAGGACTTTTCGGGCCTGCTCGACCGCTACGAGGAGCCCGCCACCGGTGACGGCGACTTCCAGCAGTTCATCGAATTCCAGGAGAAGATCGCCGATTTCGTCGACCGCCTCGACGAGGACCTGCTCCTGTACGAGGTCTTCGAGGAGTGTGACGAGTACCTCCAGCAGCGCCGGCTCACCGAGGGCGACTTCGCCCACGTCCGCGAGCAACTCGACCCGGTCGCGGACCTGGCGGCTCGCCTCGAGGAGCGCGACGCGGCCCGCGAGGCCTACCGGAGCGCCCGGACCCGGATCCGGACGCGCCGCCGCGAACTCGCCGACCGGGTCGCCGACCTCGAACGCCTCCGCGACCTCGGCGAGGCCGACCTCGACGCCCCCACGGAGCGCCTGCGCGACCCGGTCGAGGCCTACAACGAGCAGGTGCGGGAGGCCTTCGAGCGCTTTCGCCGCGAGGAGCCGGCCCGCGACGTGCTGGACACGCTCGCGGACCTGGCGGCCATCCCGCTGGTCCCCTACGAGGCCCCGCCAGACGACCTCCACGCGTACGTCCGCGACCACGAGGCCGGCGAGGAGCCGGTCGGCCAGCTGCTCGAGTACGCCGACTACTCCCGCTCGAAGCTGGCCCACTACGTCGCCGACCCGGACGCGCTCAAGCGGGCGGTGGCGACCAGGCGGACCTACCTCAGGGGGGTCGACCCCGGGCCGCTGACCGTCGACTGGCCGCCGCCGGAGGCCGGCGTGTTGCGCTACCGCTGTGACGAGCTGACCGGCGCCGTCGACCGGGTCGCGCCCGACGCCGTGGCGGCCCTGCGGGCAGTCAGGCGCCTCCCCCGGGAGACCGACTACGAGCGGCTCCGGAGGGCCGCGGTCGCGCGCGCGGAGCTGTCCCCGGCGGAGCGCGAGCGGGTCCGGTCGGGCGCCGTCGAGGCGGAGCTGGAGCGGGCCCGCGAGCAGCGGACGCGGCTCGGCGAGGCCCTGGAGACCTACCCCTCGCGGTGA
- a CDS encoding transcriptional regulator has protein sequence MSRSALVDNVTAMLEDAGFLVSDRCAIRPKSFDVAARRGRDTLLVKILGNIDALDAGTGAEMRRLGEYLRATPLVVGLRTRDEQLKPGVVYFRHGVPVLAPDTAMDLFVEEVPPLIYAAPGGLYVSIDSEVLADAREDRDWSLGQLAQELGVSRRTVSKYEDGMDASVEVAAQLEELFDAPLTSPVSVLEGAEEVRDDEGTPEDPEVDPDDEPIVAVLTRVGYDVHPTDRAPFKTVSEDEEEREDRVLTGHSEFTKTAEKRARIMSSVGHVTRTTSVYVVEDAPRDSVDGTALIEEAEMADIEDRIELRDLIMERADEETTA, from the coding sequence ATGTCCCGGTCCGCACTCGTAGACAACGTCACGGCCATGCTCGAGGACGCCGGATTCCTCGTCAGCGACCGGTGTGCGATCCGGCCAAAGAGCTTCGACGTGGCGGCCCGCCGGGGTCGGGACACGCTGCTCGTGAAGATCCTCGGGAACATCGACGCGCTGGACGCCGGGACGGGCGCGGAGATGCGCCGGCTCGGGGAGTACCTGCGCGCGACGCCGCTGGTGGTCGGGCTGCGCACCCGCGACGAACAGCTCAAGCCCGGCGTGGTCTACTTCCGTCACGGCGTGCCGGTGCTCGCGCCCGACACCGCCATGGACCTGTTCGTCGAGGAGGTCCCGCCGCTGATCTACGCCGCGCCCGGCGGCCTCTACGTCAGCATCGACAGCGAGGTACTCGCCGACGCCCGCGAGGACCGCGACTGGTCGCTCGGACAGCTCGCCCAGGAGCTCGGCGTTTCGCGCCGGACCGTCTCGAAGTACGAGGACGGTATGGACGCGAGCGTCGAGGTCGCCGCCCAGCTCGAGGAGCTGTTCGACGCCCCGCTGACCTCCCCGGTGAGCGTGCTGGAGGGTGCCGAGGAGGTCCGCGACGACGAGGGGACCCCCGAGGACCCCGAAGTCGACCCCGACGACGAGCCGATCGTCGCGGTGCTGACCCGGGTGGGCTACGATGTCCACCCGACCGACCGGGCGCCGTTCAAGACCGTCAGCGAGGACGAGGAGGAGCGCGAGGACCGGGTGCTCACCGGCCACTCCGAGTTCACCAAGACCGCCGAGAAGCGCGCCCGGATCATGTCCTCGGTCGGCCACGTCACCCGGACGACCAGCGTCTACGTCGTCGAGGACGCCCCGCGGGACTCCGTCGACGGCACGGCGCTCATCGAGGAGGCCGAGATGGCCGACATCGAGGACCGTATCGAGCTCCGGGACCTCATCATGGAACGGGCCGACGAGGAGACCACCGCGTAG
- the hisI gene encoding phosphoribosyl-AMP cyclohydrolase, which yields MSDAADATGDGARVDLAFDEQERIPAVAQDADSGEVLMLAYVTEEALARTRETGLAHYYSRSRGELWQKGESSGHVQHVEEVRVDCDGDALLYLVRQEGGACHTGFASCFHRTVDGDVVGERVFDPDDVYE from the coding sequence ATGAGCGACGCCGCCGACGCCACCGGGGACGGAGCCCGGGTGGACCTGGCCTTCGACGAGCAGGAACGGATCCCCGCCGTCGCCCAGGACGCCGACTCCGGCGAGGTGTTGATGCTCGCCTACGTCACCGAGGAGGCACTCGCCCGGACCCGCGAGACCGGGCTGGCCCACTACTACTCCCGGAGCCGCGGGGAGCTCTGGCAGAAAGGCGAGTCCAGCGGCCACGTCCAGCACGTCGAGGAGGTGCGGGTCGACTGCGACGGCGACGCCCTGCTCTACCTGGTCAGACAGGAGGGCGGGGCCTGCCACACCGGCTTCGCGTCGTGTTTCCACCGCACCGTCGACGGCGACGTCGTCGGCGAGCGCGTCTTCGACCCCGATGACGTCTACGAGTGA
- a CDS encoding A24 family peptidase: MLASWPDLLRLLAIPAFAWVAYRDVRTRRVPNRTWYPLAALALLLLAWELGPVLLSGPATLAERRLLLGTALSVGIVVPLSYGFWLVGGFGGADAKAFFVVAVLFPVYPHYALWELGVAWLPSQLPVVRTTLGVFSLTILSNTVLAGAVYPFVLAGRNAVAGRVSPAMFVARPVSAADTVREYGTLLHFDDRRLRDVRSLSTLRSYFSYRGLDLDALRMYLQYRGLTLAELRADPDRYRDPATLPAEPNDPGGGVVPDGGDPGAATPPDTEVQTGDATEGEAYDDPWGAERFLADIEGSAYGTTPAGLREGLDALATEETVWVSPGIPFLVPLFVGLVVSLTLGDVLFALLGLAGLL, encoded by the coding sequence GTGCTCGCCTCGTGGCCGGACCTGCTCCGTCTGCTGGCCATCCCGGCCTTCGCCTGGGTGGCCTACCGCGACGTCAGGACCCGCCGGGTTCCCAACCGGACCTGGTACCCGCTTGCCGCGCTCGCGCTCCTCCTGCTCGCCTGGGAGCTCGGCCCCGTGCTCCTGTCGGGTCCGGCCACGCTCGCCGAGCGCCGCCTGCTGCTCGGGACCGCGCTGAGTGTCGGGATCGTCGTCCCCCTCTCCTACGGCTTCTGGCTGGTCGGCGGGTTCGGCGGCGCCGACGCCAAGGCCTTCTTCGTCGTCGCCGTGCTCTTTCCTGTCTACCCACACTACGCGCTCTGGGAACTCGGTGTGGCGTGGCTCCCCTCCCAGTTGCCCGTCGTCCGGACCACCCTCGGGGTCTTCTCGCTGACTATCCTCTCCAATACTGTGCTGGCCGGCGCCGTCTACCCGTTCGTGCTCGCGGGCCGCAACGCCGTCGCCGGCCGTGTCTCGCCGGCCATGTTCGTCGCCAGGCCCGTCTCTGCGGCCGACACCGTCCGGGAGTACGGCACCCTGCTCCACTTCGACGACCGCCGGCTCCGGGACGTGCGCTCGCTGTCGACCCTGCGTTCTTACTTCTCCTACCGGGGACTGGACCTGGACGCCCTCCGGATGTACCTGCAGTACCGCGGGCTGACACTCGCGGAACTCCGCGCGGACCCCGACCGGTACCGCGACCCCGCCACGCTGCCCGCGGAACCCAACGACCCCGGCGGCGGCGTCGTGCCCGACGGCGGCGACCCGGGCGCGGCCACACCCCCAGACACGGAGGTCCAGACGGGCGACGCCACCGAGGGGGAGGCCTACGACGACCCCTGGGGCGCCGAGCGCTTCCTCGCGGACATCGAGGGGTCGGCCTACGGGACCACGCCCGCGGGCCTCAGGGAGGGGCTGGACGCGCTTGCCACCGAAGAGACGGTCTGGGTCTCGCCGGGTATCCCCTTTCTCGTTCCCCTTTTCGTCGGCCTGGTCGTCTCGCTCACGCTCGGGGACGTCCTCTTCGCGCTGCTGGGACTTGCGGGGCTCCTGTGA
- the thsA gene encoding thermosome subunit alpha — protein MGNQPLIVLSEDSQRTSGKDAQSMNITAGKAVAEAVRTTLGPKGMDKMLVDDAGSVVVTNDGVTILDEMDIEHPAANMIVEVAQTQEDEVGDGTTTAVVIAGELLSKAEDLLDQDIHATILAQGYRQAAEHAKELLEENAIDVDADDDDTLEHVAATAMTGKGAESAKDTLAALVVQAVQSVADEEGVDTDNVKVETVVGGSIDESELVEGVIIDKSRVHDNMPHFKEDADIALLDTAIEVPETELDTEVNVTDPDQLQEFIDQEEQQLQEMVDAIADAGADVVFCQKGIDDMAQHYLAQEGILAVRRAKSSDIEALARATGGRVVSSIEDITAEDLGYAGSVTEKDLAGDEKIFVEDVEDAKAVTLILRGGTEHVVDEVERAIEDALGVVSATLEDGKVLPGGGSPETLLSLGLRDYADSVGGREQLAIEAFADAIDVIPRTLAENAGLDPIDSLVELRSEHDSGNSTVGLNAYTGEVSDMSEEAVEPLRVKTQAVESATEAAVMILRIDDVIAAGDLKGGQGDDDDEEPGAGGPGGGMGGGMGGMGGGMGGMGGMGGAM, from the coding sequence ATGGGTAACCAGCCCCTCATCGTACTCTCCGAGGACTCCCAGCGGACCTCGGGCAAGGACGCACAGTCCATGAACATCACGGCCGGGAAGGCCGTCGCGGAGGCGGTCCGGACGACACTCGGCCCGAAAGGGATGGACAAGATGCTCGTCGACGACGCGGGCAGCGTCGTCGTCACCAACGACGGGGTGACCATCCTCGACGAGATGGACATCGAGCACCCCGCCGCGAACATGATCGTCGAGGTCGCCCAGACCCAGGAGGACGAGGTCGGCGACGGCACCACGACGGCGGTCGTCATCGCGGGCGAACTCCTCTCGAAGGCCGAGGACCTGCTCGACCAGGACATCCACGCCACCATCCTCGCGCAGGGATACCGCCAGGCCGCCGAGCACGCCAAGGAGCTGCTCGAGGAGAACGCCATCGACGTCGACGCCGACGACGACGACACCCTCGAGCACGTCGCGGCGACGGCCATGACCGGCAAGGGCGCCGAGAGCGCCAAGGACACGCTGGCCGCGCTCGTCGTGCAGGCGGTCCAGTCGGTCGCCGACGAGGAGGGCGTCGACACTGACAACGTCAAAGTCGAGACCGTCGTCGGCGGCTCCATCGACGAGTCCGAGCTCGTCGAGGGCGTCATCATCGACAAGTCCCGCGTCCACGACAACATGCCCCACTTCAAGGAGGACGCGGACATCGCGCTGCTGGACACCGCGATCGAGGTCCCCGAGACCGAACTCGACACCGAGGTCAACGTCACCGACCCCGACCAGCTCCAGGAGTTCATCGACCAGGAGGAACAGCAGCTCCAGGAGATGGTCGACGCCATCGCCGACGCCGGCGCCGACGTCGTCTTCTGTCAGAAGGGCATCGACGACATGGCCCAGCACTACCTCGCCCAGGAGGGTATCCTGGCGGTCCGCCGCGCGAAGAGCTCGGACATCGAGGCGCTGGCGCGGGCGACCGGCGGCCGCGTCGTCTCCAGCATCGAGGACATCACCGCCGAGGACCTGGGCTACGCCGGCTCGGTCACCGAGAAGGACCTGGCGGGCGACGAGAAGATCTTCGTCGAGGACGTCGAGGACGCCAAGGCAGTCACGCTCATCCTCCGCGGCGGCACCGAGCACGTCGTCGACGAGGTCGAGCGCGCCATCGAGGACGCGCTGGGCGTCGTCTCCGCCACCCTGGAGGACGGCAAGGTCCTCCCCGGCGGCGGCTCCCCCGAGACCCTGCTCTCGCTGGGCCTGCGTGACTACGCCGACAGCGTCGGCGGCCGCGAGCAGCTGGCCATCGAGGCCTTCGCGGACGCCATCGACGTCATCCCGCGCACGCTCGCGGAGAACGCCGGGCTCGACCCCATCGACTCGCTGGTCGAGCTCCGCTCCGAGCACGACAGCGGCAACAGCACCGTCGGCCTGAACGCCTACACCGGCGAGGTCTCCGACATGTCCGAGGAGGCCGTCGAGCCGCTGCGGGTCAAGACCCAGGCCGTCGAGTCGGCCACGGAGGCCGCCGTGATGATCCTCCGGATCGACGACGTCATCGCCGCCGGCGACCTGAAGGGTGGCCAGGGCGACGACGACGACGAGGAACCCGGTGCCGGCGGTCCCGGCGGCGGTATGGGCGGCGGCATGGGCGGCATGGGCGGCGGCATGGGCGGCATGGGCGGTATGGGCGGCGCGATGTAA
- a CDS encoding pyridoxal-phosphate dependent enzyme has product MYECRDCGREYPLTADAPWRCDCGHALDFGDLPRPADGGPPATSALDRDRGLWAFADFLPVGERVTLGEGWTPLVDAPAWNAEFKLDYLFPTGSFKDRGAAVTLSLADALGVERVVEDSSGNAGHAIATYAARAGLAAEIFVPADAKPAKREAIERTGATAVGVEGSRQDVTDACIERVETGKGWYASHAWQPAFFAGTATCALELAAQRGWSVPDVVVTPLGHGTLFLGAYRGFRALAAAGWTDDVPRLVGAQAAGAAPIVEGVHGPDAAAGDNDAADGIQIREPARRDQILAAIEETGGEAIAVDAETTLGALDRLRERGFDTEPTCAVAPAALERLRATGAIGESEDVCVVLTGSGLKA; this is encoded by the coding sequence ATGTACGAGTGTCGCGACTGCGGGCGCGAGTACCCGCTGACCGCCGACGCGCCCTGGCGATGTGACTGCGGGCACGCACTGGATTTCGGCGACCTGCCCCGGCCGGCAGACGGCGGGCCGCCCGCCACCTCGGCGCTCGACCGCGACCGCGGGCTGTGGGCCTTTGCGGATTTCCTCCCGGTCGGGGAGCGCGTGACGCTCGGCGAGGGGTGGACCCCGCTGGTCGACGCACCGGCGTGGAACGCGGAGTTCAAACTCGACTACCTCTTCCCGACGGGGTCGTTCAAGGACCGCGGCGCCGCAGTCACGCTCTCACTCGCGGACGCGCTGGGCGTCGAGCGCGTCGTCGAGGATTCCTCGGGCAACGCCGGCCACGCCATCGCGACCTACGCCGCCCGCGCCGGGCTGGCGGCCGAGATATTCGTCCCCGCCGACGCCAAGCCGGCCAAACGGGAGGCTATCGAGCGGACGGGCGCGACTGCCGTGGGCGTCGAGGGGAGCCGCCAGGACGTGACCGACGCCTGCATCGAGCGCGTCGAGACAGGGAAGGGGTGGTACGCCAGCCACGCCTGGCAACCTGCCTTCTTCGCCGGTACCGCCACCTGCGCGCTCGAACTCGCGGCCCAGCGGGGCTGGTCAGTGCCCGACGTCGTGGTGACGCCGCTGGGTCACGGCACGCTCTTTCTGGGCGCCTACCGGGGGTTCCGGGCGCTCGCGGCCGCCGGCTGGACCGACGACGTACCCCGACTCGTGGGCGCGCAGGCCGCCGGCGCGGCGCCCATCGTGGAGGGGGTCCACGGCCCCGACGCGGCCGCGGGCGACAACGACGCCGCCGACGGGATCCAGATCCGCGAGCCCGCCCGCCGCGACCAGATACTCGCCGCTATCGAGGAGACCGGCGGCGAGGCCATCGCGGTCGACGCCGAGACGACTCTGGGGGCGCTCGACCGGCTCCGGGAGCGCGGGTTCGACACCGAGCCGACCTGTGCCGTCGCGCCCGCGGCCCTGGAGCGACTCCGGGCAACCGGTGCCATCGGCGAGAGCGAGGACGTCTGCGTCGTCCTGACCGGGAGCGGACTGAAGGCCTGA